One window of Leptospira barantonii genomic DNA carries:
- a CDS encoding FG-GAP-like repeat-containing protein, with product MKQKRHFRYGIVLFILFSLCCDRIRSFNPGDMSSSPYYESVILQCMIGQTTGCLPPSIRNVRNSGILHSGFLTGDLAPFASGAEVSLDGAPFQPAIVTGTTWKFGLPTGSQIWKQNSKHAIVVRSSLFGASYGIYVRKGNNQDVNGDGFPDLIVGANQYAGGDGKVYIFHGGNSGISSQSALSANTSLASLSTGSQFGWFSTLGDINGDGYADAIVSAPNTGTDAVYIFHSSGSSGILNGASPTSTLTAGSTVFFGGSIATGDINGDGFEDLVIGSYGYSTSQGRVDIFHSSGPNGISTSSIASAQTALLGAAINNRFGMSVAAGDANGDGYSDVLVGADGASRSYVFHSSGSSGVSSQNLGASGNSNTLLIGESGSQSGISVALGDINGDGFEDALIGGRSYSANQGRAYTFHSSGNSGIANQDLSTSGIANAYLTGQAGAGFFGISVALGDVNGDGFHDALVGAYGLAQGNGFVFLSSGNSGIVGQNLSAGGTAHSVLSGENSGDQFGIFAAFADGNGDGLSDACIGAYGYSTNQGRAYLFAGTPAGVPTTSAVSATSILTGEVNSQFAYSIASYVETTYFLKKFSAKEFELFY from the coding sequence ATGAAGCAAAAGCGTCATTTCCGATACGGAATCGTTCTTTTTATACTATTCTCCCTTTGTTGTGATCGAATTCGCAGTTTCAATCCGGGAGATATGAGTTCCTCCCCATATTACGAAAGTGTAATTCTTCAGTGTATGATCGGCCAAACTACCGGTTGTCTTCCTCCTTCTATACGAAACGTTCGTAATTCGGGAATTCTTCATTCCGGATTTTTAACAGGCGATCTCGCGCCCTTCGCTTCGGGCGCAGAAGTGTCGTTAGACGGAGCGCCCTTTCAACCCGCGATTGTTACCGGAACAACCTGGAAATTCGGACTTCCGACCGGATCTCAGATCTGGAAACAGAATTCAAAACACGCGATTGTGGTACGATCCTCATTGTTTGGTGCGTCTTACGGGATCTACGTTCGAAAAGGAAATAACCAAGATGTAAACGGGGACGGGTTTCCCGATCTCATCGTAGGCGCCAATCAATACGCGGGCGGCGACGGTAAGGTTTATATCTTTCACGGAGGAAACTCGGGAATTTCGTCTCAATCCGCTCTATCGGCTAACACAAGTTTGGCGTCCTTATCAACCGGGAGTCAATTCGGTTGGTTTTCGACTTTGGGCGATATCAACGGAGACGGTTACGCGGATGCGATCGTAAGCGCACCGAATACCGGGACCGATGCGGTTTATATATTTCATTCTTCTGGAAGTTCGGGAATTTTAAACGGAGCCTCTCCGACTTCTACGTTAACCGCCGGTTCCACGGTTTTTTTCGGTGGTTCTATCGCGACCGGCGACATTAACGGAGACGGGTTCGAAGATTTAGTGATCGGTTCTTACGGTTATAGCACTTCACAGGGACGTGTTGATATATTTCATTCTTCCGGACCAAACGGAATTTCTACGTCGAGTATCGCCTCGGCGCAAACGGCTTTGCTTGGAGCCGCAATCAACAATCGTTTTGGTATGTCCGTTGCCGCAGGAGATGCGAATGGGGACGGTTATTCGGACGTTTTGGTCGGAGCCGATGGAGCTTCGAGATCTTATGTTTTTCATTCTTCCGGAAGTTCGGGGGTTTCAAGTCAGAACCTTGGTGCATCAGGAAATTCTAATACTCTTTTGATCGGAGAATCGGGAAGCCAATCCGGGATTTCCGTCGCGTTAGGCGACATCAACGGAGACGGTTTCGAAGACGCCTTGATCGGAGGAAGATCCTATTCGGCAAATCAAGGACGAGCGTATACGTTTCATTCTTCCGGGAATTCGGGAATTGCAAATCAGGATCTATCTACTTCAGGAATTGCGAATGCGTATTTGACCGGACAAGCAGGCGCCGGTTTTTTCGGAATTTCGGTCGCATTGGGCGACGTCAACGGAGACGGTTTTCACGATGCGCTTGTCGGTGCTTACGGACTGGCCCAAGGAAACGGATTCGTTTTTCTTTCTTCTGGAAATTCCGGCATTGTCGGTCAAAATCTTTCGGCCGGTGGAACCGCGCATTCGGTTTTGAGCGGGGAAAATTCCGGCGACCAATTCGGAATCTTTGCGGCGTTCGCGGATGGCAACGGGGATGGACTTTCGGACGCTTGTATCGGTGCTTACGGTTATTCTACGAATCAAGGTCGGGCTTATCTTTTTGCGGGAACACCTGCCGGAGTTCCGACCACTTCCGCAGTTTCAGCCACTTCCATTCTTACTGGAGAAGTCAACAGCCAGTTCGCGTATTCAATCGCTTCTTACGTCGAGACGACTTACTTCCTAAAAAAATTCTCCGCAAAAGAATTTGAACTTTTTTATTAA